One window of the Diospyros lotus cultivar Yz01 chromosome 12, ASM1463336v1, whole genome shotgun sequence genome contains the following:
- the LOC127814146 gene encoding zinc finger CCCH domain-containing protein 48-like isoform X2 has product MDNTIRGVLGLCGLNDAEAKPILLCSCHDNYVRLYDLPTFAERGKLFAKREVRAIQIGPAGTGLFFTGDATGQITVWKLDAELKKQTTSSSSS; this is encoded by the exons ATGGACAACACAATAAGA GGCGTTCTTGGCCTTTGTGGGCTTAATGATGCTGAGGCGAAACCTATTCTGCTCTGCTCATGCCACGACAACTATGTCCGGTTGTATGACTTGCCAAC GTTCGCTGAAAGGGGCAAGCTGTTTGCAAAACGAGAAGTGCGGGCAATTCAGATTGGCCCAGCAGGCACAGGCCTCTTCTTCACCGGGGATGCAACGGGCCAAATAACAGTATGGAAATTGGATGCAGAGTTGAAGAAGCAGACGAcatcgtcatcatcatcatga
- the LOC127814146 gene encoding zinc finger CCCH domain-containing protein 48-like isoform X1: MIYTHEEEHGVLGLCGLNDAEAKPILLCSCHDNYVRLYDLPTFAERGKLFAKREVRAIQIGPAGTGLFFTGDATGQITVWKLDAELKKQTTSSSSS; the protein is encoded by the exons ATGATCTACACGCATGAAGAAGAACAT GGCGTTCTTGGCCTTTGTGGGCTTAATGATGCTGAGGCGAAACCTATTCTGCTCTGCTCATGCCACGACAACTATGTCCGGTTGTATGACTTGCCAAC GTTCGCTGAAAGGGGCAAGCTGTTTGCAAAACGAGAAGTGCGGGCAATTCAGATTGGCCCAGCAGGCACAGGCCTCTTCTTCACCGGGGATGCAACGGGCCAAATAACAGTATGGAAATTGGATGCAGAGTTGAAGAAGCAGACGAcatcgtcatcatcatcatga